One genomic window of Cyprinus carpio isolate SPL01 chromosome B8, ASM1834038v1, whole genome shotgun sequence includes the following:
- the LOC122138213 gene encoding hepatocyte nuclear factor 6-like, whose translation MELTMENIGNLHGVSHSHQTGDLMNSPHARQSATHRNLVSSHGRSAMVSSMASILDGAGEYRTDHSLSGPLHQAMTMSCDSSMSLSSTYTTLTPLQHHLPPISNVSEKFHHHPHPHAHHHPAHQRLATGNVSGSFTLMRDDRGLASMSNLYGHYSKDLSGMGPPLSPLSNGLGSLHNSQQTLSAYGPTHLGNDKMISTGGFESHAAMLGRGEEHLARGLGGHGAGIMSSLNGINHHHHSHSHSQANGSVLSERDRQAAGGGGQGSGAGQVEEINTKEVAQRITAELKRYSIPQAIFAQRILCRSQGTLSDLLRNPKPWSKLKSGRETFRRMWKWLQEPEFQRMSALRLAGE comes from the coding sequence ATGGAGCTTACAATGGAAAACATTGGGAATCTGCACGGCGTGTCACACTCCCATCAAACGGGGGACTTGATGAACTCTCCACACGCGCGACAGTCAGCGACACATAGGAACTTGGTGTCATCGCACGGGAGGTCAGCGATGGTGTCCAGCATGGCCTCGATACTGGACGGGGCCGGGGAATATCGCACGGACCATTCGCTGTCCGGTCCTCTCCATCAAGCGATGACCATGTCGTGCGATTCGAGCATGAGTCTGAGCAGCACTTACACCACCCTGACGCCGCTGCAGCACCATTTGCCTCCCATATCCAACGTCTCAGAGAAATTTCACCACCACCCGCACCCTCACGCTCATCACCATCCCGCGCACCAGCGTCTCGCCACCGGGAACGTCAGCGGCAGCTTCACGCTGATGCGCGATGACCGGGGCCTCGCGTCCATGAGCAACCTATACGGCCACTACTCCAAAGACTTGTCCGGGATGGGACCACCTTTATCGCCTCTTTCCAACGGCCTTGGGTCTTTGCACAACTCTCAACAGACTCTGAGCGCGTACGGTCCGACTCACCTGGGGAACGATAAGATGATTTCCACGGGAGGCTTCGAGTCCCACGCTGCGATGCTCGGGCGGGGCGAGGAGCACCTGGCGCGGGGTTTAGGGGGCCATGGGGCGGGCATCATGTCTTCTCTCAACGGCAtcaaccaccaccaccacagtCACTCACACTCTCAGGCGAACGGGTCGGTGCTCTCGGAGCGGGATAGGCAGGCAGCAGGAGGCGGCGGACAAGGTAGTGGGGCAGGACAGGTAGAGGAGATCAACACTAAAGAGGTGGCTCAGCGAATAACGGCGGAGTTAAAGCGGTACAGCATCCCACAGGCCATCTTTGCCCAGAGGATCTTGTGTCGCTCTCAAGGTACTCTCTCGGACCTCCTGCGGAATCCCAAACCCTGGAGTAAACTCAAGTCAGGTCGGGAGACGTTCAGACGGATGTGGAAGTGGCTGCAGGAACCCGAGTTCCAGCGCATGTCGGCCCTAAGGCTTGCAGGTGAGTGA